Proteins encoded together in one Juglans regia cultivar Chandler chromosome 9, Walnut 2.0, whole genome shotgun sequence window:
- the LOC118349432 gene encoding ankyrin repeat-containing protein At5g02620-like, whose translation MTITRMDPILYNAAAKGNISYFKDHSFERPLEALLTPLQIFITSLENQIESTENNFVGEILNMCPSLLCQVNVKDETSLHVAARYGHANIVKVLIDCARDHPHNQDPGSGVEVVRDMLGMVTKEKDTALHETVRYNHFEVVNLLIHEDPDFSYSVNDAGETPLYIAVERNYKNLVLEILNTCNSPAYDGLLGRTALHAAVFWDNKGPAFIAL comes from the coding sequence ATGACCATCACTCGCATGGATCCGATTCTCTATAATGCTGCAGCAAAAGGCAACATCTCGTATTTCAAAGATCATAGCTTCGAACGGCCACTAGAAGCCTTATTAACACCACTCCAAATTTTCATCACATCCCTAGAAAATCAGATAGAATCAACAGAAAATAACTTTGTGGGAGAGATACTCAACATGTGTCCCTCACTCTTATGTCAAGTCAATGTCAAAGATGAAACTTCATTACATGTCGCAGCAAGGTATGGGCATGCTAATATCGTTAAAGTTCTGATCGACTGTGCAAGAGATCATCCACATAATCAAGATCCTGGAAGCGGGGTTGAAGTAGTCAGGGATATGCTTGGGATGGTGACCAAGGAGAAAGACACCGCCTTACATGAGACTGTACGTTATAATCACTTTGAAGTGGTAAACCTTTTAATCCATGAAGACCCAGATTTTTCATATTCCGTTAATGATGCTGGGGAGACTCCACTCTACATTGCCGTCGAGAGAAACTATAAAAATTTGGTGTTGGAAATTTTGAATACCTGCAATTCACCGGCTTATGATGGCCTCTTAGGTAGAACGGCTTTGCATGCTGCAGTATTTTGGGATAACAAAGGTCCTGCATTTATAGCtttataa